A single genomic interval of Macadamia integrifolia cultivar HAES 741 chromosome 6, SCU_Mint_v3, whole genome shotgun sequence harbors:
- the LOC122081436 gene encoding uncharacterized protein LOC122081436 isoform X1 — protein MESNGRGDFTYNVWAYIIIVQTMEELRESLLCTTLELETTRAAAQEEIRKREEQLIRLHDLLRKAVRERDEAQDKCQRLHTEKLLLLQQQQQQQQGISSIEDEARRGGDISDCEESIVSSPVMDPMPPLEPPSAATVQLAPEKPLPEKGKLLQAVTKAGPLLQTLLLAGPLPQWRHPPPKLDSFEIPPVAITSPPPTPHLLHHNSVMGSNDDINNSGGSIITKRKRSLGGFGGFHSSPSTKE, from the exons ATGGAAAG TAATGGAAGAGGAGATTTCACATATAATGTGTGGGCGTATATTATAATTGTGCAGACAATGGAGGAGCTACGGGAGTCCCTCTTGTGCACAACTCTGGAGCTGGAAACAACGAGGGCAGCAGCTCAAGAGGAGataaggaagagagaagaacaaTTGATCCGTCTCCATGATCTCTTACGAAAAGCCGTGAGGGAGAGAGACGAGGCACAAGACAAATGCCAGAGACTACACACGGAGAAGCTATTACTCctacagcaacagcaacagcaacagcaggGGATCTCCAGCATTGAAGACGAAGCCAGAAGAGGAGGCGACATCTCGGACTGCGAAGAAAGCATCGTTTCGTCTCCCGTGATGGACCCAATGCCACCACTGGAACCACCGTCGGCAGCAACGGTACAATTAGCACCAGAGAAGCCACTGCCAGAGAAGGGAAAGCTTTTACAGGCAGTGACGAAAGCTGGACCACTACTTCAGACGCTTCTTCTGGCGGGACCGCTTCCTCAGTGGCGGCACCCACCTCCCAAACTCGACTCCTTCGAGATCCCACCGGTCGCCATTACTTCACCACCACCGACTCCCCACCTACTGCACCACAACTCTGTGATGGGCAGCAATGATGACATCAACAACAGTGGTGGCAGTATAATaactaaaaggaaaagaagtctGGGGGGCTTTGGAGGCTTCCATTCTTCACCAAGTACCAAAGAGTAG
- the LOC122081436 gene encoding uncharacterized protein LOC122081436 isoform X2 → MDNQRISPLGWAYHCHFHGKTMEELRESLLCTTLELETTRAAAQEEIRKREEQLIRLHDLLRKAVRERDEAQDKCQRLHTEKLLLLQQQQQQQQGISSIEDEARRGGDISDCEESIVSSPVMDPMPPLEPPSAATVQLAPEKPLPEKGKLLQAVTKAGPLLQTLLLAGPLPQWRHPPPKLDSFEIPPVAITSPPPTPHLLHHNSVMGSNDDINNSGGSIITKRKRSLGGFGGFHSSPSTKE, encoded by the exons ATGGACAATCAGCGCATCTCGCCTCTTGGCTGGGCTTATCACTGTCATTTTCATGGAAAG ACAATGGAGGAGCTACGGGAGTCCCTCTTGTGCACAACTCTGGAGCTGGAAACAACGAGGGCAGCAGCTCAAGAGGAGataaggaagagagaagaacaaTTGATCCGTCTCCATGATCTCTTACGAAAAGCCGTGAGGGAGAGAGACGAGGCACAAGACAAATGCCAGAGACTACACACGGAGAAGCTATTACTCctacagcaacagcaacagcaacagcaggGGATCTCCAGCATTGAAGACGAAGCCAGAAGAGGAGGCGACATCTCGGACTGCGAAGAAAGCATCGTTTCGTCTCCCGTGATGGACCCAATGCCACCACTGGAACCACCGTCGGCAGCAACGGTACAATTAGCACCAGAGAAGCCACTGCCAGAGAAGGGAAAGCTTTTACAGGCAGTGACGAAAGCTGGACCACTACTTCAGACGCTTCTTCTGGCGGGACCGCTTCCTCAGTGGCGGCACCCACCTCCCAAACTCGACTCCTTCGAGATCCCACCGGTCGCCATTACTTCACCACCACCGACTCCCCACCTACTGCACCACAACTCTGTGATGGGCAGCAATGATGACATCAACAACAGTGGTGGCAGTATAATaactaaaaggaaaagaagtctGGGGGGCTTTGGAGGCTTCCATTCTTCACCAAGTACCAAAGAGTAG